A portion of the Chloroflexota bacterium genome contains these proteins:
- a CDS encoding ABC transporter ATP-binding protein yields the protein MPTKESPAPLPLHKPGATHTLLRCFGYLRPYWRLSAAAYLTLLGINALALAIPQFIRWIVDQGIGGRNVRLLGWSVLALLGVTLLKGVLTFLQGRWTEIASQGVAYDLRNAIHRKLSTLSFSYHDRTETGQLLSRAIQDVERIRFLTGRAFLRLVDGTVLLMGTAAMLVWMNPRLALLALGTMPLLAHRALYFGRRYRPLSLAIQQQLAVLTTRLEQNLRGARIVKAFAQEDAEIARFDRENDRWFNLAAQAAHLQAFNIPLMDLIANVGTVFIIWYGGLLVVRGQLTLGELVAFSTYLGQLVMPVRRLGMIVSAIAQAVASGERIFEILDAESEVQDAPDAVPLPPVSGHVRFERVSFAYFGRHQVLRDISFEVHPGQVVALLGATGSGKSTIINLIPRFYDPTEGRILIDGYDIRRVTLNSLRSQIGIVLQETTLFAATIRENIAFGRPDATEAEIVEAARAAQAHDFIMAMPKGYDTHVGERGVTLSGGQKQRIAIARALLKDPRILILDDATSSVDTETERLIQMALERLMRGRTSFVIAQRLSTVRMADLILVLERGRIAARGTHEELLHTSGLYAEIYYRQLRPQEDMPPPPSRPKCPRRCGS from the coding sequence ATGCCGACGAAGGAGAGCCCGGCTCCGCTCCCCTTGCACAAACCAGGAGCCACACACACCCTATTGCGCTGCTTCGGCTATCTTCGCCCATATTGGCGCCTGAGCGCAGCCGCCTACCTGACGCTGCTGGGCATCAACGCGCTGGCCCTGGCCATCCCCCAATTCATCCGCTGGATCGTGGACCAGGGCATCGGCGGCCGAAACGTACGGCTGCTGGGGTGGTCCGTGCTGGCCCTCCTCGGGGTGACGCTGCTCAAAGGCGTGCTCACCTTCCTGCAAGGGCGATGGACGGAGATCGCCTCCCAGGGCGTCGCCTACGACCTGCGTAACGCCATCCACCGGAAGCTGTCCACCCTCTCCTTCTCCTACCACGACCGCACGGAGACGGGGCAGCTGCTCTCCCGGGCGATCCAGGATGTCGAGCGCATCCGCTTCCTCACCGGGCGTGCCTTCCTGCGGCTGGTGGACGGCACCGTGCTGCTGATGGGGACGGCGGCGATGCTGGTGTGGATGAACCCCCGTCTGGCCCTGCTGGCCCTGGGTACCATGCCGCTGCTGGCCCACCGGGCCCTCTACTTCGGCCGCCGATATCGCCCGCTCTCCCTGGCCATCCAGCAGCAACTGGCCGTGTTGACCACCCGGCTGGAGCAGAACCTGCGCGGCGCTCGCATCGTCAAGGCCTTCGCCCAGGAGGATGCGGAGATCGCCCGCTTCGACCGTGAGAACGACCGATGGTTCAACCTCGCCGCCCAGGCCGCCCATCTCCAGGCGTTTAACATCCCGCTCATGGATCTCATCGCGAACGTGGGAACGGTCTTCATCATCTGGTACGGCGGCCTCCTGGTCGTGCGTGGCCAGCTCACCCTGGGCGAGCTGGTGGCCTTCTCCACCTATCTGGGCCAGCTCGTCATGCCCGTGCGCCGCCTGGGCATGATCGTCTCCGCCATCGCGCAGGCGGTGGCCTCCGGCGAGCGCATCTTCGAGATCCTGGACGCCGAATCAGAGGTGCAGGACGCGCCGGACGCCGTGCCGCTCCCGCCGGTGAGCGGCCACGTTCGGTTCGAGCGCGTTTCCTTCGCCTACTTCGGCCGACACCAGGTGCTCCGGGACATCAGCTTCGAGGTGCACCCCGGGCAGGTGGTCGCCCTGCTGGGCGCCACGGGTTCCGGCAAGTCGACCATCATCAACCTGATCCCACGGTTCTATGACCCCACCGAGGGGCGTATCCTCATCGACGGATACGATATCCGCCGCGTGACGCTCAACTCGCTGCGATCGCAGATCGGCATCGTGCTGCAGGAGACGACGCTCTTCGCCGCCACCATCCGGGAGAACATCGCCTTTGGCCGTCCCGACGCGACGGAGGCGGAGATCGTCGAGGCCGCCCGGGCCGCCCAGGCCCATGACTTCATCATGGCCATGCCCAAAGGGTACGACACCCATGTGGGCGAGCGCGGCGTCACCCTCTCCGGCGGCCAGAAGCAGCGCATCGCCATCGCCCGGGCGCTGCTCAAGGACCCCCGCATCCTGATCCTGGATGACGCCACGTCCAGCGTGGACACGGAGACGGAGCGGCTGATCCAGATGGCGCTGGAACGGCTGATGCGAGGCCGGACGTCCTTCGTCATCGCCCAGCGCCTGAGCACGGTGCGCATGGCCGACCTGATCCTGGTGCTGGAGCGGGGGCGCATCGCCGCCCGCGGCACTCACGAGGAGCTGCTGCACACATCGGGGCTGTACGCGGAGATCTACTACCGCCAGTTACGGCCGCAAGAGGACATGCCGCCCCCGCCATCCCGACCGAAATGCCCCCGGAGGTGCGGATCATGA